One genomic window of Alphaproteobacteria bacterium includes the following:
- a CDS encoding entericidin A/B family lipoprotein: MPNLKALGLLLAIAAAGATAACDHTIRGVGQDIEDTGDAIEDAAE; this comes from the coding sequence ATGCCGAATCTGAAAGCTCTCGGCCTGCTGCTGGCCATCGCCGCGGCCGGCGCCACCGCGGCCTGCGACCACACCATCCGCGGTGTCGGCCAGGACATCGAGGACACCGGCGACGCCATCGAGGACGCCGCCGAGTAG
- a CDS encoding entericidin A/B family lipoprotein, whose amino-acid sequence MTRLATFALWLLLSAAAFAAAACDHTIRGVGQDLEDTGEAIDDAVN is encoded by the coding sequence ATGACCCGTCTCGCCACCTTCGCCCTCTGGCTGCTGTTGAGCGCTGCCGCCTTCGCCGCCGCCGCCTGCGACCATACCATCCGCGGCGTCGGCCAGGACCTCGAAGACACCGGCGAGGCGATCGACGACGCGGTGAACTGA
- a CDS encoding MoxR family ATPase yields MDLERLQSTSATLRTEIGKVIVGQEQAVDLLLVALLVDGHVLLEGVPGTAKTLLARTFAACLTLDFGRIQFTPDLMPGDVIGTNLFNFQTNDFALTKGPIFTQLLLADEINRTPPKTQAALLEAMQERAVTIDGETYPLGESFMVVATQNPIEQQGTYPLPEAQLDRFLFKHVLDYPSREEEATIVARHGAGTTLRHPQEFGVASAADAATLSAMRRLVAGLRIADDIVLYIVDLVRATREHPAFQFGASPRAANMLAAAARAYAALSGRDFVLPDDVKALAVPALRHRVVMSPGAEIEGQRPEHALGELLGQIPAPR; encoded by the coding sequence ATGGATCTTGAACGCCTGCAATCGACCAGCGCGACGCTGAGGACCGAGATCGGCAAGGTCATCGTCGGCCAGGAGCAGGCGGTCGACCTGCTGCTGGTGGCGCTGCTGGTCGACGGTCACGTGCTGCTGGAGGGCGTGCCGGGCACGGCCAAGACGCTGCTCGCCCGCACCTTCGCCGCCTGCCTGACGCTGGACTTCGGCCGCATCCAGTTCACGCCCGACCTGATGCCCGGCGACGTCATCGGCACCAACCTGTTCAACTTCCAGACCAACGACTTCGCGCTGACCAAGGGGCCGATCTTCACCCAGCTGCTGCTGGCCGACGAGATCAACCGCACCCCGCCGAAGACGCAGGCGGCGCTGCTGGAGGCGATGCAGGAGCGCGCCGTGACCATCGACGGCGAGACCTATCCGCTGGGCGAGAGCTTCATGGTGGTGGCGACCCAGAACCCGATCGAGCAGCAGGGCACCTATCCGCTGCCGGAGGCGCAGCTCGACCGCTTCCTGTTCAAGCACGTGCTCGACTATCCGAGCCGCGAGGAAGAGGCGACGATCGTCGCCCGCCACGGCGCCGGCACCACCCTGCGCCACCCACAGGAATTCGGCGTGGCGAGCGCGGCCGATGCCGCCACGCTGTCGGCGATGCGCCGCCTTGTGGCCGGCCTGCGCATCGCCGACGACATCGTGCTCTACATCGTCGACCTGGTCCGCGCCACGCGCGAGCACCCGGCCTTCCAGTTCGGCGCCTCGCCGCGGGCGGCCAACATGCTGGCGGCGGCCGCGCGCGCCTATGCCGCGCTGAGCGGCCGCGATTTCGTGCTGCCCGACGACGTCAAGGCGCTGGCGGTGCCGGCGCTGCGCCACCGCGTGGTGATGTCGCCGGGGGCCGAGATCGAGGGCCAGCGGCCGGAGCACGCGCTCGGCGAGCTGCTGGGCCAGATCCCGGCGCCGCGCTGA
- a CDS encoding lipid kinase: MQSPILCLINRHARSGEEAAEAVAEAFAAAGLPVSLHGVASPDEARALLREHGPGARAVVVGGGDGSISGLAGDLLALGLPVGIVPLGTANDLATSLGIPDDPAQAVAVIAGGVTRAIDLGCCNGRWFVNVASIGFSTEVAKAHKGPRKKWLGVLAYPLAWIDAYRVTRPFSVALTVDDRPVRARCVQFAIGSGRRYGGGLIISEDASHDDGLLWLYWVRPVRMLGWLGELPALLTGRFSRAGRTVNMSAHRVRVETARPKQINVDGELDASTPADFTVRQRALTVFVPADDGTASEPPG; the protein is encoded by the coding sequence ATGCAGTCACCGATCCTGTGCCTGATCAACCGCCACGCCCGTTCGGGCGAGGAAGCGGCCGAAGCGGTCGCGGAGGCCTTTGCCGCGGCGGGGCTGCCGGTCTCGCTGCACGGCGTCGCCAGCCCGGACGAGGCGCGCGCGCTGTTGCGCGAACACGGGCCGGGCGCGCGTGCGGTCGTCGTCGGCGGCGGCGACGGCAGCATCAGCGGGCTGGCCGGCGACCTGCTCGCGCTCGGCCTGCCGGTCGGGATCGTCCCGCTCGGCACCGCCAACGACCTGGCCACCAGCCTCGGCATTCCCGACGACCCGGCGCAGGCGGTGGCGGTGATCGCCGGCGGCGTCACCCGCGCCATCGATCTCGGCTGCTGCAACGGACGCTGGTTCGTCAACGTCGCCAGCATCGGCTTCTCCACCGAGGTCGCCAAGGCGCACAAGGGCCCGCGCAAGAAATGGCTCGGCGTGCTGGCCTATCCGCTGGCGTGGATCGACGCCTACCGGGTCACCCGGCCGTTCAGCGTCGCGCTGACGGTCGACGACAGGCCGGTGCGCGCGCGCTGCGTGCAGTTCGCCATCGGCAGCGGCCGGCGCTACGGCGGCGGCCTGATCATCAGCGAGGATGCCAGCCACGACGACGGCCTGCTCTGGCTCTACTGGGTGCGCCCGGTGCGCATGCTTGGCTGGCTCGGCGAGCTGCCGGCGCTGCTGACCGGGCGCTTCTCCCGCGCCGGCCGCACGGTCAACATGTCGGCGCACCGCGTGCGGGTGGAGACCGCGCGGCCGAAACAGATCAACGTCGACGGCGAGCTCGACGCCAGCACCCCGGCGGATTTCACGGTCAGGCAACGGGCGCTTACGGTGTTCGTGCCGGCGGACGACGGCACCGCGTCGGAGCCGCCGGGCTGA
- a CDS encoding GntR family transcriptional regulator, whose translation MAPRLSDRAYNAVRGMLSDGTLRAGQFVSQRELCDLTDMPIAPTREAIQKLASEFLVTVIPQRGIRIAEATPKAIRNAFGLRLMIESAAVRRFCETCTADEAEALIARHQAVRDSIGKTVTPAEVAEAHRIDQQMHVHIVQALANELIESIYTVNLDRIRLLRHDDGLMTPSALRQSFDEHITLLLACRDRDIDAAVEAIGFHIGATLRMALGL comes from the coding sequence ATGGCACCCAGGCTCAGCGACCGCGCTTACAACGCCGTCCGCGGCATGCTTTCGGACGGCACCCTGAGGGCGGGCCAGTTCGTCTCGCAGCGCGAGCTGTGCGACCTGACCGACATGCCGATCGCGCCGACGCGCGAGGCGATCCAGAAGCTGGCGTCGGAATTCCTGGTAACGGTGATCCCGCAGCGCGGCATCCGCATCGCCGAGGCGACGCCGAAGGCGATCCGCAATGCCTTCGGCCTGCGCCTGATGATCGAGAGCGCGGCGGTGCGCCGGTTCTGCGAGACCTGCACGGCCGACGAGGCCGAAGCGCTGATCGCCCGCCACCAGGCGGTGCGCGATTCGATCGGCAAGACAGTGACGCCGGCCGAGGTGGCCGAGGCGCATCGCATCGACCAGCAGATGCACGTCCATATCGTGCAGGCGCTGGCCAACGAGCTGATCGAGAGCATCTACACGGTCAATCTGGACCGGATCCGGCTGTTGCGCCACGACGACGGCCTGATGACGCCGAGCGCCTTGCGCCAGTCCTTCGACGAGCACATCACGCTGCTGCTCGCCTGCCGCGACCGCGACATCGACGCGGCGGTCGAGGCCATCGGCTTCCATATCGGCGCCACCCTGCGGATGGCGCTGGGGCTCTGA